The following coding sequences lie in one Kribbella sp. NBC_00709 genomic window:
- a CDS encoding ABC transporter ATP-binding protein, translating to MTTTPAPAREPVLEVRDLSVTFTTSHGEVEAVRNVSLDIAAGETLAIVGESGSGKSTLVACVNRLLADNGRISSGTVMLGELDLTAAGERAMTSIRGSRIGLVPQDPMTNLNPVMKVGAQIVEALEVHGLAKGQAARTEAVRLLGEAGIGDAEARFHQYPHEFSGGMRQRVLIAMALACRPEVLLADEPTSALDVTVQRLVLDQMGELASGLGAAVLLITHDLALAAERADRVAVMYRGEIVETGPAAELIADPQHEYTRRLLAAAPGMASAKVASVRPADGDAARENLLELTGAVKKYRIRGRTDPFLAVDNVDLVIPRGQTVAIVGESGSGKSTTARLALRLEDADGGTVRYRGADISGLRGKELMAFRRSVQPVFQNPYASLDPRYTIEQVVAEPLRVHKIGDAAARRKAVAELLDQVALPASFADRYPHELSGGQRQRVAIARALALNPELVVMDEAVSALDVLVQEQILDLMVSLQNELGLSYLFISHDLAVVRLVSHHVYVMSAGRVVESGDPDTIFQSPREEYTKQLIAAIPGHTLAVA from the coding sequence ATGACCACCACCCCCGCACCGGCCCGCGAGCCGGTCCTGGAGGTCCGCGACCTGTCGGTGACCTTCACCACCTCGCACGGCGAGGTGGAAGCCGTCCGCAACGTCAGCCTCGACATCGCCGCGGGCGAGACGCTCGCAATCGTCGGGGAGTCGGGCTCCGGGAAGTCCACCCTGGTCGCGTGCGTGAATCGGTTGCTGGCCGACAACGGCCGGATCTCCAGTGGCACCGTCATGCTCGGCGAACTCGACCTCACCGCTGCCGGCGAGCGAGCCATGACCAGCATTCGCGGTAGCCGAATCGGGTTGGTCCCTCAGGACCCGATGACGAACCTCAACCCGGTGATGAAGGTCGGGGCGCAGATCGTCGAGGCACTCGAAGTACACGGCCTGGCCAAGGGGCAGGCCGCCCGTACCGAAGCCGTCCGTCTGCTCGGCGAGGCGGGTATCGGCGATGCCGAGGCGAGATTCCACCAGTACCCGCACGAGTTCTCCGGCGGCATGCGGCAGCGGGTGCTGATCGCCATGGCGCTCGCGTGCCGGCCCGAGGTGCTGTTGGCCGATGAGCCGACCTCTGCCCTCGACGTGACCGTGCAGCGCCTCGTCCTGGACCAAATGGGCGAGCTCGCGTCCGGGCTCGGAGCCGCCGTACTGCTGATCACCCACGACCTCGCCTTGGCCGCGGAGCGGGCCGATCGTGTCGCGGTGATGTATCGCGGCGAGATCGTCGAGACGGGTCCGGCCGCCGAACTCATCGCGGATCCGCAGCACGAGTACACCCGCCGGTTGCTGGCAGCAGCGCCTGGCATGGCCAGTGCCAAGGTGGCGTCCGTACGCCCTGCGGACGGCGATGCAGCGCGGGAGAACCTGCTAGAGCTGACGGGCGCCGTCAAGAAGTACCGCATCCGTGGCCGCACCGACCCGTTCCTGGCCGTCGACAACGTCGACCTGGTCATCCCGCGCGGCCAGACCGTCGCGATTGTCGGCGAGTCCGGCTCCGGCAAATCCACGACGGCCCGTCTCGCCCTGCGACTCGAGGACGCCGATGGCGGCACCGTTCGCTATCGCGGCGCCGACATCTCCGGGCTGCGGGGCAAGGAGCTGATGGCGTTCCGCCGCTCCGTCCAACCGGTGTTCCAGAACCCGTACGCCTCGCTGGATCCGCGGTACACGATCGAACAGGTCGTCGCCGAACCCCTGCGGGTGCACAAGATCGGCGACGCCGCAGCTCGCCGGAAGGCAGTGGCCGAGTTGCTGGACCAGGTTGCCCTGCCGGCCTCGTTCGCCGACCGCTACCCGCACGAACTCTCGGGCGGTCAGCGGCAGCGCGTCGCCATCGCCCGCGCCCTCGCGTTGAACCCGGAACTCGTCGTCATGGATGAGGCTGTCAGCGCATTGGACGTGCTCGTACAGGAACAGATCCTCGACCTCATGGTCTCGTTGCAGAACGAGCTCGGGCTCTCGTACCTGTTCATCAGTCACGACCTGGCCGTCGTACGACTGGTGTCCCACCACGTCTATGTGATGAGCGCGGGGCGAGTGGTCGAGTCCGGGGACCCGGACACGATCTTCCAGTCCCCGCGCGAGGAGTACACCAAGCAACTGATCGCCGCCATCCCCGGCCACACCCTCGCCGTCGCCTGA
- a CDS encoding ABC transporter substrate-binding protein, with amino-acid sequence MYKVSRTGGRAFSAAAVAAATLLVAGCSGSSSPGTGSAGSDATLVFGITADPTQMIPWTSTSEQSIQVLSQIYSTLLDTDADHNPVAGLADLPKISADGMTYTFTLKKGLKFTNGSALDATDVKYTFDKIMDPDSKASSRSYFASVASVQAPDPQTVVVKLKKPDASFPVGLTGVNAGIVPSDVAVDNLETKPVGSGPYQFVSRTPNESITLQRNPDFAAGKPGAAKLEFRIIPDDQSMVSALKTGSVDVAVFDNPVTAKTATSDKVKVDTVSSLQYHVLQLRATSPALTNVNARLAIQCAISRKEVVDSAALGAGDITGPITSPEFKSDPNSQPCATQDLAKAKDYLAKAGKPGGFALNLMTSQGLYSTAVNEAQNIQAQLGKVGIKVNVQTLDSNTYVQKWLAGDFEAAIAQNGGSADPNTMYARYFTSNGSYNKVAGYSSPELDTLFAQGIATTDTGKRQAIYKDLSGQLVNNAAWVWLFTPKEFIALNAKVKDFEARSDASVSTLWKASLS; translated from the coding sequence GTGTACAAGGTCAGCCGCACCGGCGGTCGCGCGTTCAGCGCCGCCGCGGTTGCCGCCGCCACCCTGCTGGTCGCAGGGTGCTCAGGCAGCTCCTCCCCGGGCACCGGTTCGGCCGGCTCCGACGCCACGCTGGTCTTCGGAATCACGGCGGATCCGACCCAGATGATCCCGTGGACGAGCACCTCCGAGCAGTCTATCCAGGTGCTCTCGCAGATCTACTCGACCCTGCTGGACACCGACGCGGACCACAATCCGGTCGCCGGCCTGGCGGACCTCCCGAAAATCTCCGCCGACGGCATGACGTACACCTTCACGCTCAAGAAGGGCCTGAAGTTCACCAACGGGTCCGCGCTCGACGCCACCGATGTGAAGTACACCTTCGACAAGATCATGGACCCCGATTCCAAGGCCAGCTCGAGGTCGTACTTCGCCTCGGTCGCGAGCGTCCAGGCGCCGGACCCGCAGACGGTCGTGGTCAAGCTGAAGAAGCCCGACGCATCGTTCCCCGTCGGGCTGACCGGAGTGAACGCGGGGATCGTCCCCTCGGACGTCGCGGTCGACAACCTGGAGACGAAGCCGGTCGGTTCCGGTCCCTACCAGTTCGTCAGCCGGACGCCGAACGAGTCGATCACCCTGCAGCGGAACCCGGACTTCGCCGCGGGCAAGCCGGGCGCGGCCAAGCTGGAGTTCCGCATCATTCCCGACGACCAGTCGATGGTCTCGGCGCTGAAGACCGGATCGGTCGACGTCGCCGTCTTCGACAACCCGGTGACGGCCAAGACCGCGACGTCGGACAAGGTCAAGGTCGACACCGTCTCCTCGCTGCAGTACCACGTGCTGCAGCTCCGGGCAACGTCCCCCGCGCTGACCAACGTCAACGCCCGGCTGGCGATCCAGTGCGCGATCTCCCGCAAGGAAGTGGTCGACTCCGCGGCGCTCGGTGCGGGCGACATCACCGGTCCGATCACCTCGCCCGAGTTCAAGTCCGACCCGAACTCCCAGCCCTGCGCAACGCAGGATCTCGCGAAGGCGAAGGACTACCTGGCCAAGGCGGGTAAGCCCGGTGGGTTCGCGCTGAACCTGATGACGTCGCAGGGCCTCTACTCCACTGCGGTGAACGAGGCCCAGAACATCCAGGCGCAGCTCGGCAAGGTCGGCATCAAGGTCAACGTGCAGACGCTGGACTCGAACACCTACGTGCAGAAGTGGCTCGCGGGAGACTTCGAGGCCGCCATCGCGCAGAACGGCGGCAGCGCGGACCCGAACACCATGTACGCCCGGTACTTCACGTCCAACGGCAGCTACAACAAGGTCGCCGGCTACAGCTCGCCGGAGCTCGACACGTTGTTCGCCCAAGGCATCGCCACCACCGACACCGGCAAGCGGCAGGCGATCTACAAGGACCTGTCCGGACAGCTCGTGAACAACGCAGCCTGGGTCTGGTTGTTCACGCCGAAGGAATTCATCGCGCTCAATGCCAAGGTCAAGGACTTCGAGGCGCGCAGCGACGCGAGCGTGTCGACGCTCTGGAAGGCCTCGCTGTCCTGA
- a CDS encoding aldo/keto reductase: MDKRFLGRTGLQVTELCLGTMTFGNETDESTAHRIMDEYVAAGGTMIDTADTYSAGSSEEIIGSWLKNQNRDDLVIATKVYGEAGPGLPVRGAGRKHILAGVEDSLRRLQTDFIDLYQIHVFDDATPLEETLSTLDALVTSGKVRFIGASNLTGWQLQKAIDLSRRHGWEPYVSLQPLYNLLDRDAELDLIPVCLNEGAGVIAWSPLAGGWLSGKYSKDAGGPPAGSRSNQADWDSHDNDRTWRVLDAVRAVADEVRRTPAQVALRWVVQRPGLTAPIIGARTPEQLADNLGATGWALTDEQMNRLTEAADRPLPYPHNILQLPQFVRRPS, translated from the coding sequence ATGGACAAGCGCTTCCTCGGCCGGACAGGCCTCCAGGTCACCGAGCTCTGCCTCGGCACGATGACCTTCGGCAATGAGACGGACGAATCCACCGCCCACCGGATCATGGACGAGTACGTCGCCGCGGGCGGCACCATGATCGACACCGCCGACACGTACTCCGCCGGCTCCTCCGAGGAGATCATCGGCAGCTGGCTGAAGAACCAGAACCGCGACGACCTGGTGATCGCCACCAAGGTGTACGGCGAAGCCGGGCCCGGACTGCCCGTTCGCGGCGCCGGGCGCAAGCACATCCTGGCCGGCGTCGAGGACAGCCTCCGCCGGCTCCAGACCGACTTCATCGACCTGTACCAGATCCACGTCTTCGACGACGCGACCCCGCTCGAGGAGACGCTCAGCACCCTCGACGCCCTGGTGACCAGCGGCAAGGTCCGCTTCATCGGTGCGAGCAACCTGACCGGCTGGCAGTTGCAGAAGGCGATCGATCTCTCCCGCCGGCACGGCTGGGAGCCGTACGTCAGCCTGCAGCCGCTCTACAACCTTCTCGACCGCGATGCCGAGCTCGACCTGATCCCGGTCTGCCTCAACGAAGGCGCCGGCGTCATCGCCTGGAGCCCGCTGGCCGGCGGGTGGTTGTCCGGGAAGTACAGCAAGGACGCCGGCGGTCCGCCCGCGGGCAGCCGCAGCAACCAGGCCGACTGGGACTCCCACGACAACGACCGCACCTGGCGCGTCCTCGACGCGGTGCGGGCGGTGGCAGACGAAGTACGCCGTACGCCGGCCCAGGTGGCGCTGCGCTGGGTCGTGCAACGCCCGGGCCTGACTGCACCGATCATCGGCGCCCGCACTCCGGAGCAGCTCGCCGACAACCTTGGTGCGACCGGCTGGGCCCTCACCGACGAGCAGATGAACCGGCTGACCGAAGCCGCCGACCGCCCGCTGCCGTACCCGCACAACATCCTGCAACTGCCCCAGTTCGTCCGCCGTCCGAGCTGA
- a CDS encoding TetR family transcriptional regulator yields the protein MRYEGGLRERKKLQTRAALADAALRLALEKGPDHVTVEEIAEAADVSVRTFFNYFPHKEHAILGRNPEHLERALERMRTAPAEESPLTTMWYVVQDVLHDLESDGELSRRGELIMSSPTLLYQLMLSSIDDERQLTAALAERMGEPAGSTRPALIVSAAGAACRVAMELHKTAPGRPVLELVREGFQLLAQGIDPLFDPKGQS from the coding sequence GTGAGGTACGAGGGTGGGTTGCGGGAGCGCAAGAAGCTGCAGACGCGGGCGGCGCTGGCCGACGCCGCGCTGCGGCTGGCGCTGGAGAAGGGTCCGGACCACGTCACCGTCGAGGAGATCGCCGAGGCGGCGGACGTCTCGGTGCGGACCTTCTTCAACTACTTCCCGCACAAGGAGCACGCGATCCTCGGGCGCAATCCCGAGCACCTCGAGCGGGCGCTGGAGCGGATGCGGACCGCGCCCGCCGAGGAGTCGCCGCTGACCACGATGTGGTACGTCGTCCAGGACGTGCTGCACGACCTGGAGAGCGACGGCGAGCTGTCCCGCCGGGGTGAGCTGATCATGAGCTCCCCGACCCTGCTGTACCAGCTGATGCTGTCGAGCATCGACGACGAGCGGCAACTCACCGCCGCGCTGGCGGAGCGGATGGGCGAACCGGCCGGCTCCACCCGCCCGGCGCTGATCGTCAGCGCGGCCGGCGCCGCCTGCCGGGTGGCGATGGAGCTGCACAAGACCGCTCCCGGCCGCCCGGTCCTCGAGCTGGTCCGCGAAGGCTTCCAACTACTTGCCCAAGGCATCGATCCACTCTTCGACCCGAAAGGTCAGTCATGA
- a CDS encoding LuxR C-terminal-related transcriptional regulator: protein MPIGKSAVSSTGSLRIDAETAIILREAFHKIEALNRTDHHGLYDYVRGVACKLARVDTFYVGFLQGSNRVRFPYGYDSGKFDDPATHTYGPNGQTAWLLKHGQTYRFAYDNGDVLNAGVPCGDTSKQSADAVTVPLFRQTGQLFGMVSMQSYAPECYDDNAVRAFEWLAQMVARVLAREDEDRKALRLLPAGEDTPNVLTSDHVMEYLSNRIASLRTMAGDALDAGVMADAVRDRLAQLIRTAEQTQSELIEMMLDVDEGPEHRFTSLTRAQQGVALLLVEGYDNDQLATELGISLNTVKSHLSTILRKYELDSRAQVADDVRRYLAR, encoded by the coding sequence ATGCCGATCGGAAAATCTGCGGTGTCGTCGACCGGGTCGCTCCGGATCGACGCGGAGACGGCGATCATCCTGCGCGAGGCGTTCCACAAGATCGAAGCGCTGAACCGGACCGACCACCATGGGCTGTACGACTACGTCCGCGGCGTCGCCTGCAAGCTCGCCCGCGTCGATACGTTCTACGTCGGGTTCCTGCAGGGATCGAACCGAGTGCGCTTCCCGTACGGGTACGACAGCGGCAAGTTCGACGATCCGGCGACGCACACGTACGGACCGAACGGGCAGACGGCGTGGTTGCTCAAGCATGGCCAGACCTATCGGTTCGCGTACGACAACGGCGACGTGCTGAACGCGGGCGTGCCGTGTGGCGACACCAGCAAGCAGTCCGCGGACGCCGTCACCGTGCCGCTGTTCCGTCAGACCGGTCAGCTGTTCGGCATGGTGTCGATGCAGAGCTACGCGCCCGAGTGCTACGACGACAACGCGGTGCGAGCGTTCGAGTGGCTCGCCCAGATGGTCGCCAGAGTGCTGGCCCGTGAGGACGAAGACCGCAAAGCGCTGCGTCTGCTCCCGGCCGGCGAGGACACCCCGAACGTGCTCACCTCCGACCACGTCATGGAGTACCTGTCCAACCGGATCGCCTCGCTCCGCACGATGGCGGGTGACGCACTGGACGCCGGTGTGATGGCGGATGCGGTCAGAGACCGCTTGGCGCAGTTGATCCGGACCGCGGAGCAGACGCAGTCCGAGCTGATCGAGATGATGCTGGACGTCGACGAGGGACCGGAGCACCGCTTCACCAGTCTCACCCGCGCACAGCAGGGCGTCGCACTACTGCTGGTCGAGGGCTACGACAACGACCAGCTCGCCACCGAGCTCGGCATCAGCCTCAACACGGTGAAGTCCCACCTCAGCACGATCCTGCGCAAGTACGAGCTCGACAGCCGAGCGCAGGTCGCTGACGACGTACGACGCTATCTGGCCCGATAG
- a CDS encoding ABC transporter permease, which produces MKHLRALARHPITRRVGEAVLTLVGVSVLTFVLLRVVPGNQITASYGTAAGELSPDQVRSLEAYYGLDKSLPVQYFDWLRGVLTGNLGVSTNAHLSVAQLTAQSLPNTLELAVLAILVGLALGVPLGVVAASRPGKSRDTLTQLGSLLALSVPSFLLATVLASWLANNLGWYPNGEGYRTLAQDPGLNLEQMILPVLVLGISIAPPVLQTTRTAILAIRAEDYVRTARAKGVPERRLQIRHILRNALIPVVTMTGLQFGFLLGGALVAEQIFAIPGIGRQVLLGLNQKEYAVVQSTVLIIATMFVLVNLLTDLVYRLVDPKARVR; this is translated from the coding sequence ATGAAGCACCTCCGTGCCCTGGCGCGCCATCCCATCACCCGACGGGTCGGTGAGGCCGTCCTGACTCTGGTGGGCGTGTCCGTTCTGACCTTCGTGCTCCTGCGGGTCGTGCCCGGCAACCAGATCACCGCGTCGTACGGCACTGCCGCCGGTGAACTGTCGCCCGACCAGGTCCGCTCGCTGGAGGCGTACTACGGGCTCGACAAGTCGCTGCCGGTCCAGTACTTCGACTGGCTTCGAGGGGTCCTGACCGGCAACCTGGGCGTCTCCACCAATGCGCACCTGAGCGTGGCGCAGCTGACCGCGCAATCGTTGCCGAACACCCTCGAACTGGCCGTCCTGGCCATTCTGGTCGGTCTCGCCCTGGGTGTGCCGTTGGGTGTGGTTGCCGCGAGCCGACCCGGCAAGTCGCGGGACACCCTGACCCAGTTGGGCAGTCTGCTGGCCTTGTCCGTTCCGTCGTTCCTGCTGGCCACCGTCCTGGCCAGCTGGCTGGCGAACAACCTCGGCTGGTACCCCAACGGCGAGGGATACCGCACGCTCGCCCAGGACCCGGGCCTCAACCTGGAACAGATGATCCTGCCCGTCCTGGTGCTCGGGATCAGCATCGCTCCACCCGTTCTGCAGACCACGCGGACCGCGATCCTGGCCATCCGCGCCGAGGACTACGTCCGCACCGCGCGGGCCAAAGGGGTGCCCGAACGACGCCTGCAGATCAGACACATTCTGCGCAACGCCCTGATCCCGGTGGTGACCATGACCGGCCTGCAGTTCGGCTTCCTGCTGGGCGGCGCGCTGGTGGCCGAGCAGATCTTCGCCATTCCGGGGATCGGGCGCCAGGTGCTGCTGGGCCTCAACCAGAAGGAGTACGCCGTCGTGCAGAGCACCGTGCTGATCATCGCCACGATGTTCGTCCTGGTGAACCTGCTGACCGACCTCGTCTACCGCCTCGTCGATCCGAAGGCGCGGGTCCGATGA
- a CDS encoding serine hydrolase domain-containing protein — MTARPTVDRLLGLGDERHRPASAIIGVRIGSKTQVEAGGWAVLPGPGTAGVPMTRELGLDLASVTKVASTTTLAMCLVAQGLLDLDAPARHYLPQFRDDVTVVQLLTHTAGLQPWWPLYCEPGDRDSALLRAQTLPLATAPGTTWKYSDLGLILAGLIIERITTLSQAEAFRKLIAEPLSLNASYGPIPTEQAATSADSDAYEFQMIATGRPYPVPFTTSAYDGWRDRSLRGEVNDGNAAHALAGVAGHAGLFSTVDDLLQLGAAVRDGDLFGREVLARFATPTTVQPEQAVGFRRMQILTAQGPLTLLHHGGFTGTYFAIGLERPVVIAGGAMRLYGTLGRTPSEGADGIVPGAEIHAALLDGAVQLLDQDDPGPATASEER, encoded by the coding sequence ATGACTGCGCGTCCTACCGTCGACAGGCTCCTCGGTCTCGGCGACGAGCGCCACCGGCCGGCGAGCGCCATCATCGGCGTACGGATCGGCTCGAAGACCCAGGTCGAAGCCGGAGGCTGGGCAGTGCTGCCAGGTCCCGGCACCGCCGGTGTTCCGATGACTCGCGAACTGGGCTTGGACCTTGCCTCGGTCACGAAGGTTGCCTCGACGACCACGCTCGCCATGTGCCTGGTCGCCCAAGGCCTGCTGGACCTGGATGCGCCGGCCCGGCATTACCTGCCACAGTTCCGCGACGATGTCACCGTCGTACAACTGCTCACCCATACCGCCGGGCTCCAGCCATGGTGGCCGCTGTACTGCGAACCGGGCGACCGCGACAGCGCGCTGCTCCGTGCGCAGACGCTGCCCCTCGCCACCGCGCCGGGGACCACCTGGAAGTACTCCGATCTCGGCTTGATCCTGGCCGGGCTCATCATCGAGCGCATCACGACGCTGAGCCAGGCGGAAGCATTCCGGAAGTTGATCGCCGAACCCCTTTCGCTCAACGCCTCCTACGGTCCGATTCCCACTGAGCAAGCCGCGACCAGTGCAGACAGCGACGCTTACGAATTCCAGATGATTGCGACCGGCCGCCCGTACCCGGTCCCCTTCACAACTTCGGCGTACGACGGGTGGCGCGACCGGAGTCTTCGCGGCGAGGTCAACGACGGCAACGCGGCGCATGCGCTGGCCGGCGTTGCCGGTCATGCCGGTCTCTTCAGTACGGTCGACGATCTCCTGCAGCTGGGCGCCGCAGTGCGGGACGGAGACCTGTTCGGCCGCGAGGTACTGGCGCGATTCGCAACTCCGACCACCGTTCAGCCGGAGCAGGCGGTCGGATTCCGCCGGATGCAGATCCTGACCGCCCAAGGCCCGCTGACGTTGCTCCACCACGGCGGATTCACCGGCACGTACTTCGCCATCGGGCTCGAGCGTCCGGTGGTGATCGCCGGCGGCGCCATGCGGCTCTACGGCACCCTCGGCCGGACGCCGTCCGAGGGTGCCGACGGCATTGTCCCCGGCGCCGAGATTCACGCGGCGCTGCTGGACGGTGCCGTTCAGCTGCTCGATCAGGACGATCCCGGCCCCGCGACCGCGAGTGAGGAACGATGA
- a CDS encoding ABC transporter permease produces MSAATELNNVPDVPIESTRRKRAWLTAFRTPTGIAGLVLMLLVLVLALMSLFGLTPADPAHQNVADSLKPPGSAHWFGTDQFGRDIFSRVASGLANSLRIAIVSVAAAAIAGTVLGVLGGYYQGVVDRIVGVVANVLFAFPSLLLALALAATLKRSWLTVSISIAIVYLPIFARVARGPVLTLRTADYVLASTAIGRSRFSTLFEHVLPNMRGILVVQVTLSLSWAILTEASLSFLGFGTPPPAASLGGMVYDAQTLSSVAPWMLLFPGIALIVAVIGLNLLGDSLRAALDPKTAGR; encoded by the coding sequence ATGAGCGCCGCGACCGAGCTGAACAACGTGCCGGACGTCCCGATCGAGTCGACGCGGCGCAAGCGGGCCTGGCTCACAGCCTTCCGCACCCCGACGGGCATCGCCGGCCTGGTCCTGATGCTGCTGGTCCTCGTCCTGGCACTGATGTCGCTGTTCGGCCTCACCCCCGCCGACCCCGCGCACCAGAACGTCGCGGACTCGCTCAAGCCCCCCGGTTCGGCCCATTGGTTCGGGACCGACCAGTTCGGCCGCGACATCTTCTCGCGCGTCGCGTCCGGACTGGCGAACTCGTTGCGGATAGCAATCGTCTCGGTCGCCGCGGCCGCGATCGCCGGTACCGTCCTCGGCGTACTCGGCGGCTACTACCAAGGAGTCGTCGACCGGATCGTCGGCGTCGTCGCCAACGTCCTGTTCGCCTTCCCGTCGCTGCTGCTGGCACTTGCCCTGGCGGCGACGCTGAAGCGCAGCTGGTTGACGGTCAGCATCTCGATCGCCATCGTCTACCTGCCGATCTTCGCTCGCGTCGCTCGCGGACCCGTGCTGACGCTGCGCACCGCCGACTACGTTCTGGCCTCGACCGCGATCGGCCGCAGCCGGTTCTCGACCCTGTTCGAGCACGTCCTCCCTAACATGCGCGGCATTCTGGTCGTCCAAGTCACCCTGTCGCTGTCCTGGGCGATCCTGACCGAGGCTTCACTGAGCTTTCTCGGCTTCGGTACGCCGCCGCCGGCCGCATCGCTCGGTGGCATGGTGTACGACGCCCAGACGCTGTCCAGCGTCGCTCCGTGGATGCTGCTGTTCCCCGGCATCGCGCTGATCGTGGCAGTCATCGGCCTCAACCTTCTCGGCGACAGCCTGCGCGCGGCCCTCGACCCGAAGACGGCAGGCCGTTGA
- a CDS encoding MarR family winged helix-turn-helix transcriptional regulator, which produces MIPTDLTRLGEDMVVASTRLSRLATRNVNTLPHAAMRVLGRLDELGQARISELARADRCSQPTMSNLVQRLEEQGWVNRIQDPADSRASLISLTDAGLAELRSARHQAGVALASQLGQLPATDLTTLEAAVTIIHKLLTLEPLEATPR; this is translated from the coding sequence GTGATCCCAACAGACCTGACTCGGCTCGGTGAAGACATGGTGGTCGCGTCGACGCGGCTGTCCCGCCTCGCCACCCGGAACGTGAACACGCTGCCGCACGCCGCGATGCGCGTGCTCGGGCGGCTCGACGAGCTCGGCCAGGCCCGGATCAGCGAGCTGGCCAGGGCCGATCGGTGCTCGCAGCCGACCATGTCCAACCTGGTGCAGCGGCTGGAGGAGCAGGGCTGGGTGAACCGCATCCAGGACCCGGCCGACTCCCGCGCCAGCCTGATCAGCCTCACCGACGCGGGCCTCGCCGAGCTGCGCAGCGCCCGGCACCAGGCCGGCGTCGCGCTGGCATCGCAGCTGGGTCAGCTCCCCGCGACCGACCTCACCACTCTCGAGGCCGCCGTCACCATCATCCACAAACTCCTCACCCTCGAACCATTGGAGGCCACGCCCCGGTGA
- a CDS encoding methyltransferase family protein: MVKAILGSAVFFFAAPCVVGGVLPWWISGWAAPAFWPGFVIVAAGAFVVLRAFVRFVREGRGTPAPVAPTEELVVGGDYRFVRNPMYVGVVTAIFGQALVFLDWRVLGYGVVAWAVMASFVRAYEEPVLRERYGQHYAEYCEKVPAWIPRFRIR; the protein is encoded by the coding sequence ATGGTCAAAGCCATCCTTGGCAGTGCGGTGTTCTTCTTCGCGGCACCGTGCGTGGTGGGCGGCGTCCTGCCGTGGTGGATCAGCGGGTGGGCGGCGCCGGCGTTCTGGCCCGGCTTCGTGATCGTGGCGGCGGGCGCGTTCGTCGTACTGCGAGCCTTCGTCCGCTTCGTCCGGGAAGGCCGCGGTACGCCGGCCCCGGTCGCGCCGACCGAGGAGCTCGTGGTCGGCGGCGACTACCGCTTCGTCCGCAACCCGATGTACGTCGGTGTGGTGACCGCGATCTTCGGCCAGGCCCTGGTCTTCCTCGACTGGCGCGTGCTCGGGTACGGCGTGGTCGCGTGGGCCGTGATGGCGTCCTTCGTCCGCGCGTACGAGGAGCCTGTGCTGCGGGAGCGGTACGGGCAGCACTACGCGGAGTACTGCGAAAAAGTACCGGCGTGGATCCCGCGGTTCCGGATACGTTGA